One part of the Coffea eugenioides isolate CCC68of chromosome 10, Ceug_1.0, whole genome shotgun sequence genome encodes these proteins:
- the LOC113750821 gene encoding uncharacterized protein LOC113750821, with product MEKSASKSLCIFPVVAWLLLTTTVLLSATSIQSVNASVSWDWDNSTVGSTVVADDQEFLVDSQFGNVLASGGSTVYRALNRKPICSANFYGKCLQKAGGNTQIRPCLYSQLCRH from the coding sequence ATGGAGAAATCAGCATCAAAGAGCCTGTGCATCTTCCCAGTGGTGGCCTGGCTGCTGCTTACCACGACAGTTCTCCTCAGCGCAACTAGTATTCAAAGTGTCAATGCCAGCGTTAGCTGGGATTGGGACAATTCCACGGTCGGCAGTACTGTTGTAGCCGACGACCAAGAATTCCTTGTGGATTCTCAGTTTGGCAATGTTCTTGCTTCTGGAGGAAGTACTGTTTACCGCGCATTAAACCGAAAGCCAATTTGCAGTGCAAATTTCTACGGGAAATGCCTTCAGAAGGCTGGGGGTAATACTCAAATCAGGCCATGCCTCTACAGCCAGCTGTGTCGCCACTAA